CAAACTGCGGGCTCGATTGGCCAGGCAGTACCAAGGGCAAGGCGTTCCGGCGGCGCGGACGATTGGAGGATGGCTCAAGAAGCTGAAGCTCAGTCGCCGTGTTCGTCGGCGTTCCTGGAGCGGGCCCCCCATCCGGCGTGGGAAGTTGACGGTGGCCAAGCGGAACAACCCAGTATGGACCGTGGACTTCAAAGGGTGGTTTCGGACGCAAGATGGAAAGCGGGTGGAACCGCTGACGGTCCGCGATCTGCACAGCCGCTATGTGCTGAGCATCCGGTTGTTGCCCGACCAAAGGTGGGAGCCCGTGAGACGAATCTTCCAGCGTCTTTTTGGACGCTACGGCTATCCAGCGGTGATCCGCGTGGACAACGGGGGGCCGTTTGGATCGAACGGTCCCGCAGGGCTTTCGCGATTGAGCGTTTGGTGGACGGCAATGGGGATTTCGCTGGAGTTCATTGCGCCAGGCCACCCCGAACAGAATGGGGCCCACGAGCAAATGCACCGAGTGATGAAGGCGGAAACGACCCGCCCGCCATCGCACACTCGGCGCGCGCAGCAGCGCCGGATCGATCGCTGGTTGCGTGTCTACAATCAGATTCGCCCACACGAAGCACTGGCGCAAAGACCACCGGCCGATTTTTACCGTCCCGGCGTGCGACAACGAAGAACCGCCGTCGTGACCTATCCCCAGCAGTGGCTTGTTCGTCAGGTCAGGAGCAATGGGCAGATCAAGTGGCGCGGTCGAAAGCGCTTGATTGGGGAAGCCTTCGTTGGCTATCGCGTCGGGCTCAAGGCGGGCCGGAAGGACTGGGCAGTTTACTTTGGCAGTTTGCTGATTGGAGAATTGCGAGAGAGCGATGTGGGCGGCATGCGTCCAGCTCGGTATGCACGCCACCGGTGACGTCCACGCGTCCGGAACAAACTGAGATGGGAAACTCCCGATCGGCGCGGACGCCACGCCCTTCGGGCGGTTCCGCTGCGCGGTGAGTGCTGTCGCACTCACCGCTACGCTCCACCGCCCGAAGGGCGCTCTCCCGCAGGAAGGATGAAGCGAAGAAAGTGTTACCCATGTCTTTGCCCGCAGCCCCTCTCGGTCCTCTCCCCGCTCATGCTTCGCAGGGAGAGGAAGAATTCCTTGGGGACAGAGATCTCGGGGATCAGGACTTTCTCAGGTCCCTCTCTTCCCGTTCAGAAGGGCGTATTCCATCGAGTCCACCAAGGCTTGGAGCGAGGCCGAGATGATGTTCTCGCTGACGCCGACGGTGCCCCATTCGCGGCGTCCGTCGCTGCTGGTGATCAGGACTCGCGTTTTGGCAGCGGTTCCGGCGACACCATCGAGAATGCGCACTTTGTAGTCGATGAGATGAATGGCCTTGAGCTTGGGGAAGGACCGGGCCAGAGCGGATCGCAATGCGCCATCCAAGGCATTGACGGGTCCGTCGCCATCCGCAACGGTGTGATGTATGGTTTCCCGGACCCGTACTTTGACTGTGGCTTCGCAGATTGAGTCTTTGACGGAGCCGCGGGTGGAGACATGGTAGGCATCGACACTGAAGAGGAGTTCGGGATTTTTTTCCAGCACGCCGCGGATCAGGAGCGCGAGCGAGGCCTCGGCGGCTTCGTATTCAAAGCCCTGGCTCTCGAGCGCCTTGATGCGGCTGGTGATTTCACGGAGTTCGGGTTGATCCGCCTTGAGCGGGAAGCCGAGTTCCTGGGCTTTGACCAGGATGTTCGTGCGACCGGACATGTCACTGACCAGGACGCGGCGCGTGTTTCCCACCGATTCGGGTTCGATATGTTCGTAGCTGCGCGCCACGCGCTCGATGGCGTGGACATGAATGCCGCCTTTGTGGGCGAATGCAGTTTGGCCGACCCAGGGCCGGCGCGGGTCGTGCCGCAAGTTTGCGATCTCATCCACGAATTCGGAAAGTTCGCGCAGTTTCGGCAGGGATTTGGCCGGCACCCCCAGTTTCTTCAGTTTGTAATGAACGATGGGAATGACGCTGGTGAGGCTGCAATTGCCGGTTCGCTCGCCAAATCCGTTGATGGTGCCTTGGACCTGCGTGGCCCCAGCTTCGATACCGGCAATGGCATTGGCCACTCCGAGTCCGATGTCGTCGTGAGTATGGATACCCACACGCGTGTTGAGTTTGGACCGGGCGATCCGCGTGATGCGCTCGATCTCGGAGGGAAGGCAGCCTCCGTTCGAGTCGCACAAGCAGACGCAGTCGGCGCCGGCTTCCTCGGCCGCCTGCCACGTGGCCAGGGCGTAATCCGGAGAGTCTTTGAATCCGTCGAAGGAATGTTCCGCGTCATAGACCACGGTGCGTCCCTGGTCCTTGAGATACCGGATCGTGTCGCCGATCATGGCGAGGTTTTCGTCCGGCTTGACGCGCAGCACTTCGAGGACGTGCAGGAGCCAGGTCTTGCCGACGATGGTGATGACCGGGGCACGGGCGTCGAGGAGCATCCGGACTTGTTCGTCCTGCTCGACGCGCACGCCCTTGCGCCGGGTAAAGCCAAAGGCGGCGATGCGCGCTTGTTTCCACTTGCGCCGGCTGGCCTGAGCGAAGAATTCCAGGTCTTTGGGATTGGATCCCGGCCAGCCGCCTTCAATGGTATGAATTCCGAAACCATCGAGTCTTTCGGCAATGCGAAGCTTGTCCGCCAGGGAAAAATTGATGCCTTCGCCCTGGCTGCCGTCGCGGAGGGTGGTGTCGTAGATTTCGAGATCCGGTTTCATAAAAGCCCTAAAACGCGGGGCGCTTCGGGCAGGCGTTTCTAAGTCAAAGGAGGGTTGGACGCAACGGGCAATCGAGTTGGGTTCCCGGCTTGTCTTTCGGCAGCTTCGTGCAAAGCTCCCCCCCGTTCCGCGCCGAATGCAGTGGCCGCCCGCCGGTTTCGAGTGAGTGCTCAGCCGGGTGGATGGCACGAATGGGGCGCGTTCGTCATCATGTCATCCCTGGCAGAGAGGAATTTGGGCGCGCGGGGCGGTCGGTTGCTTCCGGCCCTCGTGCTGGCTTGTTGGGCGGTTGGGTTGATCCTTCCCGGATTGGCGCGGGCGGCCACCGGAGCTCACCGCGTTGCCGCGTACCAGCATTGGGAAGGCGCGCATTACTTGATCGCGGAAGACTTGAACTTGATTGCCGTGGTCATTCCTCAGATTGGGGGGAGGGTTCTTTTCTACGGTTTCTCCGGAGACAATATTCTTTTCGAGGATCCCACCGTGAGCGGGAAGACTCTTGCCACGCTGGAACGCGGGTCCTTCGGGGGATATCAACTGGATATTGGACCTGAACTGCGGGGCATCTCTGCGCATCCCCAGTTGTGGGCGGGGGTTTATCACGCGAGTTCCCCGAGTCCTTATCAAGTGCGGGTTTCGAGTCCGCCCGAAAGCGAGTTGGGGTTGCGGCTCGAGAAAGAATTCACGATGGATCCTGATTCCGGACGACTGGGCGTGACTCAAACGGTCAAAAACACGGGCTCCACTCCGGTTTCGTATTGTTTGTGGGATCGCACCCTTTGCGTCAACGGCGGCTATGCCATCATCCCTTTGAACCGCAAGAGCCGTTTTCCGGCCAAATGGTCGATCCGCACGGGCAAGCCGGGAAGCTGGCAATACGACGGAGTGACACCGGCCAGTTCGCGCGCGAAGGTATTGGACGGCATGCTGATTGTGGAGGCTCGAGGCGAGGCGACTAAGATTGGGGCGGATAGCGACGCGGGATGGATCGCTTACGTCAAAGGCAATTTGCTGTTTGTGAAGTCGTTTCCGTACGAACCGGGCGGGCGTTACACCGACGGCGGCAACTCGGTGGAGTTTTACTGGGACGAACGGGTGGCGGAACTCGAGCCGCTGAGTCCGGAAAAGCAGCTTGCGCCCGGGGAATCCTATGTCTTTCCCGAACAGTGGTCGTTGGTGCGATTGAACGAGCCGGTCACCAGCCATCGGGAGGCGCGCAAGGCCGCCAAGCGTGTCGAACCCTTTCGATTTTCAACCTCGCGGTAGACGGTGTTGTCCATGACTCCTGAAGAAGCCTTGACTTTGTTTCGAGAAAGCGGCGCTTTGCTCGACGGGCACTTTGTCCTGCGGAGCGGCCTGCACAGCCGGCAGTTCTTCCAATGTGCGCTCGCGCTCCAGAGGATGCCGGTGGTGGAACAATTCGGACGCGCGCTGGCGCAGTCCGCGTCTTCGGCCGGGGCGGTGACGGTGATCGCCCCGGCGATGGGAGGGCTTGTGATTGGACAAGAGGTGGCGCGTCAGTTGGGATTGAGGTTTATTTTTGTGGAGAAGGAGGAGGGGAAACTCGTGTTGCGCCGCAGTTTCAAGATCGCGCAGGGCGAACGTTGCCTCGTGGTGGAGGACGTGGTGACCCAAGGGGGGCGGGTGCGGGAGACGATGGACATTGTGCGGAATGCTGGCGGGTTGGTGGCAGGAGTGGCGATGTTGGTGGATCGTTCGAATGGCCGGGTGGATCTTGGGGTTCCTACTTTTTCTCTCATCCGGCTGGCGGTGGAAACATTTGATCCTGCCGCGCTCCCCCCTGATTTGGCGGCAATTCCGGCGGTGAAGCCCGGCAGCAAGTAGCGTTCAATTCATGGCCTATCGATCCTACGGGGAGTTTGTCGAGGCGCTCGACCGGGCGGGGGAACTCATCCGGATTTCCGAGCCTGCCGCCACGGAGTTGGAGATCACGGAGATCGCCGATCGAGAGATGAAGAAGCCGGGCGGCGGGCGTGCTTTGTTGTTCGAGAAGCCGACGGTTCAGGGAAAGGTGTCCGGTTTTCCACTTGCGATCAACACCATGGGATCCTGGAAGAGGATGGCCCTGGCGCTGGGGGCCGATTCGGTGGAGAGCGTGGCGGCGGAGTTAGGGGCGCTCGTCAAGGCCAAGCCGCCCACGGGTTGGCGCGATGTGGCCAGGCTGCTGGGGTTGGCGTTCGATCTTCGACATGCGCGTCCGAAACGGGTTGAGTCCGGTCCTTGCCAGGAAGTGGTGCATCGTTTCGAAACTCCGGCGCGCGCCGAGCGCTGGCCGCCCGCGCCTGGCGTGGATCGAGCAGGCGCGGCCGATGAGAAGTGTCCCAGCTTGCTTGATCTTCCGATTCTGAAGTGCTGGCCGCTGGACGGGGGCCGGTTTGTGACGCTGCCATGCGTGGTGACCCAGGATCCGGACACGGGGGAGCGGAACGTGGGGATGTATCGCATGCAGGTGTATGATTCCTGTTCCGCGGGCATGCACTGGCAGTTACAGAAGGTGGGCGCCCGCCATGGGCGCCGCTATTATGATTCTGGAACGAAGATGCCGGTGGCGGTTTTTCTCGGTGGCGATCCGGTTTATCCGTTCGCGGCGACAGCTCCGTTGCCGGACGGTCTGGACGAGTTTTTGCTGGCGGGTTATTTGAGGCGGCAATCGATCGAGCTGGTCCGATGCCTGACGTGCGACCTGGAAGTGCCTGCCAACGCCGACGTGGTCTTGGAGGGCTTCGTCGATCCCGCCGAGCCCTTGCGGGAGGAGGGACCGTTCGGCGACCACACGGGTTATTACACGCTGCCGTCGCCTTACCCGGTGTTCCATCTGACTGCGATCACGCATCGGCGGGACGCGGTGTATCCGGCCACCATTGTGGGAATCCCTCCCATGGAGGATTTTTACATCGGAGGCGCGAGCGTGAAGCTTTTCCTGCCGATCTTCCGCATGAATTTCCCGGAGATCGTGGATATCGCGCTGCCGGCGGAGGGGGTTTTTCACAACCTGGTTTTTGTTTCCATCCGGAAGACTTATCCCATGCAGTCCTACAAGATCATGCACGGCTTGTGGGGCATGGGGCAGATGATGTTCACGAAGTATTTGGTGGTGGTGGATGACGACGTCGATGTTCACGACACGCGGGAGGTGTTGTTTCGCCTGTGCGCGAACACCGACCCGCAGCGCGACACCTTGATGACGCGGGGGCCGGCGGACGTGCTTGATCATGCGACGCCCGTCGAGGGGGCGGGATCGAAGCTCGGCTTCGACGCCACACGCAAGCTTGCCGGTGAAGGACAGTCGCGCGTGTGGCCGCCCTTGATTCGGATGGACGATCGCGTGAAACGAGCGGTGGAATCCAAATGGTTGCAGTGGGCGGGACTGGCCCGTCGAACAACATGAGCAAAACAATGGTGACAATGTGGTCCGGAGGCATAGAGAAGGCGCGGGGCCTCTTCGACGAGCATGTGTTGCGCAAGGCGCGCTACCTCGTGGATCACGCCAAAGTTTCCAAGGTCGAGTTGATCGAGGATGGTAAGGGGGTGGCGGCGGACGTTCTCGGGGGAGCTCCCTACCGGAGTTCGCTTGTGCCGCTGCCGGATGGGGGGTGGAAAGCCGCCTGTAATTGCGCCCGCAAGGTGAATTGCAAGCACGCCGGAGCGGTATTCCTGACCGTCCTGGACGCGAAAGCCGCTGCCGCCAAGGCCACCTCGGCCGTTCCCGGGCGAAAGGAGACTCCGGCTGCGAAAGCAACCATTCCGCGCCGGCTCGCCCCGGATTCTCAGATCAAGTTTGGCACGTACGTCGCGGAGATTCTCGGCCGGCCTTTGACGGTGCAGGAGTCTTCCTTTTGCCAGCATGTGGACACCGTTTTCAGATTCCACAAATCCACGAATCACATTGATTCTTGGAGCCTTTCGCGATTGGGCATCAGGCTGGAGGCGGATCTCTACGGCTATTGCGAATTTGGTCCGCGGCCGGCGACCCACGTGGTGGAGTTTTGGCATTTCCTGGCCTACACGGCGCGCAACTACCGGCAGCCGGTTCCGGAGTTTTTGAAAGGGATCCCGATTCCGCCCGAGATTGAAGCGGAGACTTCGAGTTGGTACCGAAAGAAGCAGCTTCGAGTGTGGTTTCGGCGTTTGGATGCCGCGACTTCGGAACTGGTGGAGGACAGTGAAGATGGAAGTGCGCAGACCGTTCAAACGCACGAATTCCGATTGATCCTGGCTCGCGATGCCGCCTGCCTCGAACACCGCGTGGCCGGGCAGGAGAAGTTCGTCCGGTGCAAACTCGATTTCCTGCGCGGTCTCGATGAAGCGCTGTTGGATGGGGCACTGGCGGTGGAGGAATGGAGCCGTCCACTCGTGGACGCCTACCTGGCGAGTTACAAGTTGGAGCCGCGGGTGAAGCTGACGTATCAGGATGCCGAGACTCATGGATTCCTGTGCCGTTTATTCCGGATCAAGCCTCCGCCGGAGTTCATTGTGGGAGATTCGGGTGAGCCGGTTCAATTCATCGAGGAGCCGTTGCGCTGGGAAGTGACTGCTCCCGCCGAGGGGGGCGGGGATTATCAACTTCGATTGCTCGACCCGGAGGGAGCGCCTCCGCCGCCCGCGCTGGCGGTGGTGGGCAAGACGCGTTGTTTTTATGTTTCGTCCGATGCGGTGCGCCCTTCGCCCCCGGTCCCCGCCGGACTGCTCGCGGCGGATGGACCCAATGCCATTCCCTCGGAAATCATTGAGACACCGAGCGGGGTGCGTTTTTTGACGACGTTGCGTTGCGTCATGCCGGAGCGTTTGGAATCCCGCGTTCAGCGGGTTGTGCCCAAGGTTTCCATCGGTTGCCGGCTGGTCACCCCCAACGTCTATTCGTCCGCGGAGTATTGCGAATTCGACGTCGCGGCCTCCGCGGCCAGCCCTTTGATTGAATTTCATGGACATTGGGATGGGCGGCAGTGGCAATTGAAAGAGAGCCAGAAGGCGAGTCATTCCCATCTGCTCATGAGCGTGGTCGATCAAAGCCTGATGGATCGAGTGCCCAAGCTGATGGAAATGCTTGGCGTCAAGTTCCCGTCCTACTACGGGGAGAAGCCGAAGTGCCGGGTGACGAAGAATTTTCCGGGTCTGTTCGCGGCCTGGGTGAAGTCGATGCCGCCGGAAATCCTTCTCAAACTCGACAAGCCGCTGAAGACCATCGTGGAGGGCGATGTTTCGGCCACCGTGAAGCTGCAGGTGGAGGAGGACGGCGTCGATTGGTTCAATCTGCGTGTGACGGTGGATACGAAAGCCACGGATTTGACTTCCGAGGAAATCAAGGCGCTGTTGGATGCCAGGGGATCGTTTGTGCGTTTGAAAGGGAAGGGGTGGCGGCGGCTTGCTTATGACCTGACCCCCGAGGAGGACGAGAAGCTCGCCAAGCTGGGATTGAGTCCGCACGAGCTCTCTTCCGAGCCTCAGCGTCTGCATGCGTTGCAACTGGCCAATGAGGCGGCGAAAAAGTTTCTGCCCGCCGCGCAAATTGAAAAGATCGAGCGTCGGGCCTCTGAGATACGAACCCGGATCACCCCCCATCAACCGGCTGCTGTGAAGGCTGAATTGAGGCCTTACCAGACCGATGGATACCATTTTCTGGCCTATCTTGCCTCGAACCGCTTTGGCGGAATCTTGGCTGATGACATGGGCCTGGGGAAAACACTCCAGGCGCTGACCTGGCTGGCCTGGTTGCGCAAGGAGTTGCACGAGTCCGGACCCGTCCTGGTGGTCTGCCCCAAGTCCGTGACTGACAACTGGCGTTCGGAGGCTGCCAAGTTTACCCCGGAATTGAGAGTCCGGTTGTGGACCGCCGCAGATGTGGGTCAGTTGGCCGAGCAGGCAGGCTCCGCCGACCTTCATATCCTCAACTATGTGCAGTTGCGCATGACGGCGGAACTTGTCGCCGGCATCGCCTGGTCGGTGGTCATCCTGGATGAGGGGCAGAACATCAAGAATCCGGATTCGAAGACCGCGCAAGCGTCGCGGGCGTTAAAGGCGGTGCATCGGCTCGTCCTTTCTGGAACCCCCATCGAAAATCGGCTGCTGGATTTGTGGAGCTTGATGGCGTTTGCCATGCCCGGGGCGCTGGGGAACCGGTCTCAATTCATGCGGACGTATGACGCCAAGGGAGATCCACTGGCGCGGCAACGCCTCACCGCGCGGGTGCGCCCCTTCCTGCTTCGCCGCACGAAGGGCCAAGTGGCGCGGGACTTGCCGGACCGCATCGAAGAGGATCTCTTCTGCGAATTGGAGGGCGAGCAAAAGCGGCTGTATCAAGCCGAACTGAAACTGGCGCAACAGCGATTGTTGGGGGTGAAATCCGACGAGCAACTCGCCAAAGAACGATTTCATTTTCTCACTTCGCTTCTGCGGCTGCGTCAAATCTGCTGTCATGTCGGTCTCATCAAGGAAGGCGCGGTGGATGAGAGCGCCAAACTCAACGCGCTGCTCGACATGCTGGAACCGCTCATGGAGGAAGGGCACAAGGTGCTCGTGTTTTCCCAGTTCGTCGGAATGCTGAATCTCCTGGAGACGGCTTTTGAGGAAAAGGCCTACCGCACTTTCAAACTGACGGGGAGCACGGAGGATCGCGGCGATCTGGTCCGGGATTTCCAGGCCGCGGAGGGTTCGGCCATTTTTCTGATTTCGCTCAAAGCGGGCGGCTTTGGATTGAATCTGACCGCGGCGAGTTACGTGGTATTGTTCGATCCCTGGTGGAATCCCGCCGTGGAGAACCAGGCCATCGACCGCACGCACCGGATCGGCCAGAGTTCCAAGGTTATTGCTTACCGGCTGCTCATCAAGAACAGCATCGAAGAAAAAATCCGGCAATTGCAGAAGCAGAAGTCGAGTCTCGCCTCCGATCTGCTGGGTGAGGAAAAGTTCGCCCAAAGTTTGACCATGGAAGATCTGCAATTTCTCCTGGCCTGAAGCCGCAGGCCGGAGTGGCGGGCGGCCTTAACCGCAGTTTTCGACGGAATCGCGAATCGCCTTCCTAAACTGGGGGATGCCTTCGTCGAAGGCCGCGGCGATCGGAAGCACGGGCGTTTTGGGAATACGGCGCTTGAACTTGCGCAGGTTCGATTCCGCAACCTCTTCATCCATCTTGTTGGCGACCACCAAGCGCGGGCGCTGCAGCAAGGCGGGATCATAAAGTTCGAGCTCCGCCAGCAATTCCCGATAATCCTGCCAAGGTTCGCGTCCATCGGTTCCGGCCATGTCGAGCAGAATGACCAGGACTTTGCACCGTTGGATGTGGCGAAGGAACGCGTGGCCGAGTCCGACGTTCTTGTGCGCTCCGGCAATCAAACCGGGCACATCGCACACCGTGAGCCGGCAGTAATCCTCGTATTCGACGATGCCGATCTGGGGGTGGAGCGTGGTGAACGGATACGGCGCGATCTTGGGGCGGGCGCGCGAGATCGCGGTCAGGAGGGTGGATTTGCCGGCGTTGGGAAAGCCCACGAGTCCAACCTCGGCCATGATGCGCAGTTCGAGCTGAAAGTCGCCTTCGTCGCCCGGCTCTCCGGGTTGGGCGAAGCGGGGAGTTTGCCGGCGAGCGGTCGCGAAATTGCGGTTGCCCAACCCTCCCCGGCCACCCCGGCAGAGCACAAACTGCTGGCCATGTTCTGTCAAATCCGCCACCCATTGCTTTTCCCCGGATCCTCCGTCTGGAATGATGGGATCTGGCTCCTGTTCGAGATCGATTTCCTGGGCGCGCTCGCGCCCTGAGTAACGCATGACAGGCCGCCTGCCGGTCGCGCTCAGCAGAGTGGGGCGGGTGGGTTCGGCCTCAGTTTCAGGTTCAGGTCCCGGTTTGCTGGGAATCTCCTCGTCTTGGGGGGAGGCGACCCGAGGCAGTTTCCAGACGACGGTTCCGCATGGAACTTTGACGAGGAGGACCTTTCCCGCGTGGCCGTCCATGCCTTTGCCCATGCCTGCTTCACCATTTTGGGCGATGAGGCGGGGCTTGTAGTATTGTTCGATGAGGTTGTTGAGGTCGTGATCCGCTTGCAAGATGACGTCGCCGCCGCGTCCGCCATTGCCGCCGCTGGGGCCGCCTTTGGGCACGAAGGCTTCTCGGTGGAAGGCGACGCAGCCCTTGCCGCCGTGGCCGGCCCGCGCGTAGATCTTGATCTCGTCGATGAACACGAAGGAAACGGGTTGGGTGAAGAAAAAAGGCGAGGTTGAGGAACCTCGCCTTGCGCCCCGGGTGCCCGTGGGCAAATCTTAGTTGTTGGCGGTGGAGGGAATCACACTGACGCGTTTGCTGTTCTTTTCGAATTTCACGTGGCCGTCGGTCTTCGCGAACAGAGTCCAGTCCCGACCGGTGCCGACATTCTGGCCGGCGGTGAATTTCGTCCCGCGCTGGCGCACGAGAATGCTGCCTGCGGTGACGAATTGACCGCCGTATTCCTTGACGCCAAGCCTTTTGCTGACGCTGTCGCGTCCGTTCTTAACGCTGCCGCCGCCTTTCTTGTGTGCCATAAGTTGAAGTGAGGGAAAAGGGTGGTGCGACGGTTTAGCCCGTGATTTCTTTGATGAGGACGACGGAAAGTTCCTGCCGGTGTCCGATCGTCTTGTGGTAACCCTTGCGGCGCTTCATCTTGAATGTGAGCTTCTTGTCGCCGCGTTTGTGTTCCACCACATCCGCGACGATGGAGGCTTGCGCCACGGTGGGGGATCCCACGGAGATGTTGCCGTCTTTATTGACCAGCAAGACGCGGTCAAAGGTGAAGGGTTGTCCCGCCTCGGCTTCGATCCGCTCGATTTCGAGGAGGTCGCCTGCCGAGACACGATATTGTTTACCGCCGGTTTCGAATACTGCGTACATAGTCACCCTGATTTTGGGAACGCAGATGCAAGCAAACGAGCCCGGGCGTGTCAACCTCTTGTTTTTCTCTTTCCGCCCTCGTCGCCTCCCGGTAAAACGCCTCTGGCGTTGCATCGGTAGCTCAATTGGATAGAGCTTCTGACTTCGGATCAGAGGGTTGCAGGTTCGAGTCCTGCCCGATGCACCAGTTTTGAATCAACGACTTACGCTGATTCTGCGAAGGCGGTCGAAAGGCCGCCTTCGCCATCGCCTCCGCTCCGCGGCCGGGCGGGTTTGGTGGTGAAGACGGTCGAGGAGGAAAATAGACGCAGACGCAGGAGAACTTGATTGAAGACGCGACGGGCGATGCATCAGCTTAAGGGGCGATGGCGAATTCGCGGCCGGACATTCGAACGATTTTTCCGCAACAACTGACAGCGACCCTGTCGGAATGGGGGCATCCAACCTACCGGGCGGATCAAATCACCCAGTGGGTCCATCGCGCTCGCGCGGCGAGTTGGGATGAGATGACGAACGTTCCTGGGGAACTGCGCGAGCGATTGGCCGAAACGTTCTCCCTGCATCCCCTTGAGTTGGTGGCGGTCCAGGGTTCCGGGGATACCACCCGCAAATTTCTTTGGCGTTTGCGGGACGGGTCGCTCATCGAGAGCGTGTTGATTCCGGCGAATCCGGCCCTTTACGGCGAGTCGAGCGACCGGCATACCCTTTGCGTCTCGACCCAAGTCGGCTGCGCGTACGGATGCCGGTTTTGCGCCAGCGGCCTGGAGGGGTGGAAACGGAATCTGGAGCCTGAGGAGATTGTGGGTCAGGTTTATGCTGTTGAGCGCTGGCATCAAGACCAGCGGCGAAAGGAGGGTGGGCTCATCGAGAAGGCGAAGGAACGGCTGGTGAGCAATCTCGTGATCATGGGCATGGGCGAGCCGCTGGCCAACTACGAGCGACTGATGCAGGCTTTGCGGATTCTCAATGCCTCGTGGGGAGGTGGATTGGGGGCGCGGAAGATCACGGTTTCCACGAGCGGTCTGGCGCCGCAAATCCGGCAGTTGGCGAACGAGCCTGAGCAATTCCAACTGGCCATTTCGCTGCACGGGGCGACGGATCCGGTCCGGAACCGCATCATGCCTGTCAACCGGAAATACCCGCTGGGGGTGCTGATGGAGGCTTGCGCTTATTTTCGCGAAGCGAAGTCTCGCCTGATTACTTTTGAATACATCTTGCTGGCCGGCATCAACGACACTCCGGGCGATGCCAAGGCGCTCGGCGAACTGGCCTTCAAGCTGAAGGCCAAGGTCAATCTCATTCCTTACAACCGAGTCGAAGGACTGCCGTGGGAACGGCCCGAGGAGCCTGAACAAGAGGCTTTCCTGAGTCGGCTCAGAGAAGGTGGCGTTACGGCCACGCTCCGGCGGGAGAAGGGGCACGATATCGACGCCGCGTGCGGGCAGTTGCGATTGCGCGTCGAGAAGGCTCAGGCCGAGAGCGGAGAGGAAAAGAACGAGGCTCAGAACTCCTGACCTGGCGTGGAATCAGGTTGAGCCCGCTTGGCGGTAGATGAGGCGGAGGTGGGAAGAATGGTTTCCGTTTGCGAACCATGACTTGGAGCGTATCGGGAGCATTCTTTTCGGAGGTGCCAGTTTCGCCCGCCCTCCTCACAAGGATGCGCAAGCCTTGGCCGTCGCGGGCTTCTGATCCGAAGGTCAGGTCGTGTCCGCACGGCTGGCGCTCTACCAATCGCCATTCATGCAGTCGGCGAAGATCGCGCGTTGGATGCGTTCCTCGGCCATTGCGCGGTAGTCGAGATCGGCTGCCGAGTTCAGAGGGTCCGATCTGTGAACTTCTCCGCGCGCCGGGAGCGAAGTTCTCCAACAGGCGGAATCCCTCCAATCCACGGTCTCGATGCCGCGCGTGTGGGTGAGCTGAGGGAAGAAATCCTCCATGGTTCTCTTGGCTCGGATGGAATCTTCCAACACTTGGGCGAGGGTTTCGCGAAGGGCAGGGCGGGCTGCTCGGCGAAATCGAGACAAATCTCCTGCGCTTGTTGGTTTGCCGTCGCACCAGGCCCGCCACATGGGAGCCTTGGTGCACAGTTCCTCGATTTCTTCTGACGGATAGATGCCCCGCGCGTAGGCCATCGTGAGGATGGAGAGAAGTGAACGGAACCTTATTCGGGTTGAACAGAACTCAGGGGCGCCCACGACGGAACTCCGGGCGTGAAAGAGTCCCGCCCTCGTTACGAGAGCCCACGCATCGGCCTGAAGGAGGTGAAGCATG
The Verrucomicrobiota bacterium genome window above contains:
- a CDS encoding transposase family protein, translated to MDRTRRPHRSPKQTSPEWLKRLRQLRRRHRSWGSRKLRARLARQYQGQGVPAARTIGGWLKKLKLSRRVRRRSWSGPPIRRGKLTVAKRNNPVWTVDFKGWFRTQDGKRVEPLTVRDLHSRYVLSIRLLPDQRWEPVRRIFQRLFGRYGYPAVIRVDNGGPFGSNGPAGLSRLSVWWTAMGISLEFIAPGHPEQNGAHEQMHRVMKAETTRPPSHTRRAQQRRIDRWLRVYNQIRPHEALAQRPPADFYRPGVRQRRTAVVTYPQQWLVRQVRSNGQIKWRGRKRLIGEAFVGYRVGLKAGRKDWAVYFGSLLIGELRESDVGGMRPARYARHR
- a CDS encoding citramalate synthase, whose product is MKPDLEIYDTTLRDGSQGEGINFSLADKLRIAERLDGFGIHTIEGGWPGSNPKDLEFFAQASRRKWKQARIAAFGFTRRKGVRVEQDEQVRMLLDARAPVITIVGKTWLLHVLEVLRVKPDENLAMIGDTIRYLKDQGRTVVYDAEHSFDGFKDSPDYALATWQAAEEAGADCVCLCDSNGGCLPSEIERITRIARSKLNTRVGIHTHDDIGLGVANAIAGIEAGATQVQGTINGFGERTGNCSLTSVIPIVHYKLKKLGVPAKSLPKLRELSEFVDEIANLRHDPRRPWVGQTAFAHKGGIHVHAIERVARSYEHIEPESVGNTRRVLVSDMSGRTNILVKAQELGFPLKADQPELREITSRIKALESQGFEYEAAEASLALLIRGVLEKNPELLFSVDAYHVSTRGSVKDSICEATVKVRVRETIHHTVADGDGPVNALDGALRSALARSFPKLKAIHLIDYKVRILDGVAGTAAKTRVLITSSDGRREWGTVGVSENIISASLQALVDSMEYALLNGKRGT
- a CDS encoding DUF4380 domain-containing protein; amino-acid sequence: MSSLAERNLGARGGRLLPALVLACWAVGLILPGLARAATGAHRVAAYQHWEGAHYLIAEDLNLIAVVIPQIGGRVLFYGFSGDNILFEDPTVSGKTLATLERGSFGGYQLDIGPELRGISAHPQLWAGVYHASSPSPYQVRVSSPPESELGLRLEKEFTMDPDSGRLGVTQTVKNTGSTPVSYCLWDRTLCVNGGYAIIPLNRKSRFPAKWSIRTGKPGSWQYDGVTPASSRAKVLDGMLIVEARGEATKIGADSDAGWIAYVKGNLLFVKSFPYEPGGRYTDGGNSVEFYWDERVAELEPLSPEKQLAPGESYVFPEQWSLVRLNEPVTSHREARKAAKRVEPFRFSTSR
- a CDS encoding orotate phosphoribosyltransferase, giving the protein MTPEEALTLFRESGALLDGHFVLRSGLHSRQFFQCALALQRMPVVEQFGRALAQSASSAGAVTVIAPAMGGLVIGQEVARQLGLRFIFVEKEEGKLVLRRSFKIAQGERCLVVEDVVTQGGRVRETMDIVRNAGGLVAGVAMLVDRSNGRVDLGVPTFSLIRLAVETFDPAALPPDLAAIPAVKPGSK
- a CDS encoding UbiD family decarboxylase, with the protein product MAYRSYGEFVEALDRAGELIRISEPAATELEITEIADREMKKPGGGRALLFEKPTVQGKVSGFPLAINTMGSWKRMALALGADSVESVAAELGALVKAKPPTGWRDVARLLGLAFDLRHARPKRVESGPCQEVVHRFETPARAERWPPAPGVDRAGAADEKCPSLLDLPILKCWPLDGGRFVTLPCVVTQDPDTGERNVGMYRMQVYDSCSAGMHWQLQKVGARHGRRYYDSGTKMPVAVFLGGDPVYPFAATAPLPDGLDEFLLAGYLRRQSIELVRCLTCDLEVPANADVVLEGFVDPAEPLREEGPFGDHTGYYTLPSPYPVFHLTAITHRRDAVYPATIVGIPPMEDFYIGGASVKLFLPIFRMNFPEIVDIALPAEGVFHNLVFVSIRKTYPMQSYKIMHGLWGMGQMMFTKYLVVVDDDVDVHDTREVLFRLCANTDPQRDTLMTRGPADVLDHATPVEGAGSKLGFDATRKLAGEGQSRVWPPLIRMDDRVKRAVESKWLQWAGLARRTT